The Anaerolineae bacterium region GTGTATAGGCTTTCTTGCGGAGATCATCGGTAAGCCCAAAGGAAATAGCTTTGTTCAGATAGAATTTAATTCCATCAAAATCAGGCATTTCAGGTATATCCAGAATGGCGTCGGCTTTGTTGATGTAATAATTAAAGATAAGCGGGAAAACCTCCTCTTTTGAATAAACATCTTTAATTGATTGAGGAGCTTGTGCTCCGGGCAAAATAATAAACAGCTCCTGGCTCATCGGAGCGAATTTTCCTTTCCAGATTTCAACGGCTCCGCCTGTGGCCTTAATATAATAATTATTCATGTTTAAAAAACTTGAATAAATAACAAGCGCTGCTGGAATAACAAGGAAGGCTGCAAGATATTTTATTAACTTTTGCATTGATCAATCAGGCCTTGGTTAAAGATTTCTGCCTGCGGTTGAAATGACAAAAAAAATAGATTTTCATTTAATTGTTATTTATAGATGATTAATCTGTTTTTGTAAATATATTTTCTGTAGCAAGAGGCTAATACATTTGGAAATTTTATAATGAACCGGTTAAGTTTAAATAATAAAAAAAAGAAATTGGTTTTAATTCTCAAAGGGCTTGATCCCTTGATGGTTGCATTTTCAGGAGGTGTTGACAGCGCTTTTCTTCTTGCCGTAGCCAATGAAGTATTAAAAAAGAATGTAGTGGCCGTGACAGCGGTGTCACAGATACATCCGGAGCGTGAAAAGAATAAAGCAATGGAATTTGTAAAAAATTACGGCATTAAACATATTATGTTGCAATCAAAGGAAATGAGCATGCCCGCTTTTGTGGCTAACAGGAAGGACAGATGTTATGTATGCAAAAAAAATCTTTTTGAAAAGCTTATAAAAATTGCGTCAAACACAGACATTAAATACATAGCTCATGGAGCCAACACAGATGACCTTGAAGATTTTCGTCCAGGGCATACTGCGGCACAGGAAATGGGGGTTCATGCCCCCATGATTGATGCCGGGCTTACCAAGAATGACATCAGGCTGCTCTCAAAAGAGATGAATCTTGAGACCTGGAACAAACCGGCACTGGCATGTCTTGCAACAAGGATTCCATATGGGACCCCTATAACCGTGAAGGCCATTGAAATGGTTGATCAGGCGGAAGATGTTTTGCTAAGCCTTGGATTTAATGCTTGCCGAGTAAGAAAATATGAAAACACAGCAAGGATAGAGGTAAGTCCAGAGGAAATTGAAAGCATTTCAGATAAAAAAAACAGGGGAACTATTGTCGGAAAATTCAGAAAAATCGGATTTTCCCATGTGGCAGTTGATCTTGAAGGATACCCTGGTTGAGCCGTGATGTATATTATAAAAATATTTGTGCAAGTTTCAGCTGTTTCAGTTGTTTAACAGTTTAAAGAGCAGAAATAGTGTTTGCTTATTTGCATGAATCATAAAAAATTGGAATTTCTCCAATCCTAACACAGGAGGGTCAGGCTATGTATTTTGAAGTTTCAGGAGTCCATGTATCCCCAATAATACCTTTTGTTGTCGCATTTGTTGTTTCCACATTTACCTCAATGGGGGGTGTGTCCGGAGCCTTTCTTCTTTTGCCCTTTCAGGTTAGCGTGCTTGGTTTTATCAGCCCTGCCGTAAGCCCAACAAATCTTGTCTACAATATTGTCGCAATCCCCAGCGGTGTATACAGATACATCAAGGAAGGAAGGATGGCTTGGCCTCTTGTATGGGTAATTATTGCGGGCACGCTTCCAGGTGTATTTATCGGGGCTATTTTCCGGATAAAATATCTTCCTGATCCAAAAAATTTTAAATTTTTCGTCGGCTGCGTTCTACTTTATATCGGGCTAAGGCTCTTTTATGCAATTGTAAAAAAAGGTGGCAAAACACAAAAAGCCAAAGAGCTTGAAGAAAGATTCAAGCAAAGATTCGATAAAATCAGGAAGGGTGGTGCGTCCGGGCATGATCATGAGATCAGGAT contains the following coding sequences:
- a CDS encoding sulfite exporter TauE/SafE family protein, with translation MYFEVSGVHVSPIIPFVVAFVVSTFTSMGGVSGAFLLLPFQVSVLGFISPAVSPTNLVYNIVAIPSGVYRYIKEGRMAWPLVWVIIAGTLPGVFIGAIFRIKYLPDPKNFKFFVGCVLLYIGLRLFYAIVKKGGKTQKAKELEERFKQRFDKIRKGGASGHDHEIRIKTIKFSLTHYTYSFYGETFTFNTVALFSLTFVVGIIGGTYGIGGGAIIAPFLVAIFGLPVYTIAGAALLGTLLTSVVGVIFYTIIAPYYAHTGLAISPDWALGALFGAGGFAGMYCGARLQKFMSAKIIKTILAIIITLLAAKYIINFLL
- the larE gene encoding ATP-dependent sacrificial sulfur transferase LarE, which codes for MNRLSLNNKKKKLVLILKGLDPLMVAFSGGVDSAFLLAVANEVLKKNVVAVTAVSQIHPEREKNKAMEFVKNYGIKHIMLQSKEMSMPAFVANRKDRCYVCKKNLFEKLIKIASNTDIKYIAHGANTDDLEDFRPGHTAAQEMGVHAPMIDAGLTKNDIRLLSKEMNLETWNKPALACLATRIPYGTPITVKAIEMVDQAEDVLLSLGFNACRVRKYENTARIEVSPEEIESISDKKNRGTIVGKFRKIGFSHVAVDLEGYPG